The following coding sequences lie in one Peribacillus frigoritolerans genomic window:
- a CDS encoding cadherin-like beta sandwich domain-containing protein produces the protein MLKKGLKEKSVKVILVGSLVGMGTSTYMPEAWAAEGASVIQEEAQTVNSLSKLEIEGIELDQKFSEDVHDYSSAVGDDVEKITLLAASPNENAAIYVNGVKMTDGKVKDLTLQTGLNTFEITVSDGENETVAYTLKVEKLESDDNLLTSIGLSKGSLTFDSKVTAYNASVENEVQSVTVTPTLSDSTAIVKVNGKDATGAGVKVSLPVGKTTVKIVVTAENGDGKTYTLTITRAAAKETESNDAPKESEVQKEPSTETSKAQPSSDKGNKSSLTSAESSDKGSKSPLTSAESSNNLKQSSGVSQVPKAQQIESNSTQKLKTDSIEKVASADSLGEEGNNAPVLNNLTVSTGVWNKSFESNEHTYHIEVDNDISSVEMDASTNASGATIEYDGESSKQVKIKDKAKTAISVTVSKDGERRTYVLVFEKDMEVEMDEEETVDDVKTKEMEVEPTQMSTAGKKVSDTSNDTEGRVNVKQPVETVSFFGNIKDFFTSLFK, from the coding sequence TTGCTAAAGAAGGGGTTAAAAGAAAAAAGCGTTAAGGTGATCTTGGTTGGTTCTCTTGTGGGGATGGGGACATCCACTTATATGCCCGAGGCATGGGCGGCGGAAGGCGCGTCTGTCATTCAGGAAGAGGCACAAACGGTAAATAGTCTTTCAAAGCTAGAAATAGAAGGGATAGAACTGGATCAAAAATTTTCGGAAGATGTACACGATTATAGTTCGGCAGTGGGGGATGATGTGGAAAAGATCACATTGCTTGCAGCAAGCCCTAACGAGAATGCAGCCATATACGTGAATGGGGTAAAAATGACAGATGGTAAAGTGAAGGATTTAACTCTTCAAACAGGTCTGAATACATTTGAAATCACTGTCAGCGATGGGGAAAATGAAACGGTTGCCTATACTCTCAAGGTCGAAAAACTTGAAAGTGATGATAACCTTTTAACATCGATTGGATTATCAAAAGGCTCATTAACATTCGATTCTAAAGTGACAGCTTATAATGCTTCAGTTGAAAATGAAGTCCAGTCCGTTACGGTAACTCCGACATTGAGTGACAGTACCGCAATTGTAAAGGTGAATGGAAAGGATGCTACCGGTGCCGGTGTAAAGGTTAGCCTTCCAGTCGGTAAGACAACGGTGAAGATTGTCGTTACAGCAGAAAATGGAGATGGAAAAACCTATACGCTTACGATTACACGGGCTGCAGCCAAGGAAACCGAATCGAATGATGCTCCTAAAGAGAGTGAAGTTCAAAAGGAGCCATCAACAGAAACAAGTAAAGCTCAACCTTCCTCGGATAAGGGGAATAAATCATCTTTAACATCAGCAGAATCCTCGGATAAGGGGAGTAAATCACCTTTAACATCAGCGGAATCCTCCAATAATCTAAAACAAAGCAGTGGTGTCAGCCAAGTGCCGAAAGCACAGCAAATTGAAAGTAATTCAACACAAAAACTTAAAACGGATTCTATAGAGAAGGTAGCGTCAGCAGATTCTTTAGGCGAGGAAGGCAATAATGCACCAGTGTTGAACAATCTGACTGTATCAACCGGAGTATGGAACAAATCTTTTGAATCTAATGAGCATACCTATCATATCGAGGTCGATAATGATATTTCTTCAGTCGAAATGGATGCATCGACAAATGCCAGCGGAGCAACGATTGAATATGACGGTGAGAGCAGTAAACAAGTGAAGATCAAGGATAAAGCGAAGACGGCCATTTCCGTTACCGTATCAAAGGATGGGGAGCGCCGGACTTACGTCCTTGTTTTCGAAAAGGATATGGAGGTGGAGATGGATGAGGAAGAAACCGTGGATGATGTCAAAACAAAAGAGATGGAAGTTGAGCCAACACAAATGAGTACGGCTGGCAAGAAAGTGAGCGATACATCCAATGATACAGAAGGCCGGGTTAATGTGAAACAGCCTGTCGAGACTGTGTCATTCTTTGGGAATATAAAGGATTTCTTCACCTCCC